The following proteins are co-located in the Apis mellifera strain DH4 linkage group LG9, Amel_HAv3.1, whole genome shotgun sequence genome:
- the LOC411822 gene encoding aldehyde dehydrogenase family 3 member B1 isoform X5, protein MTEVKIEVGDLEEGQISPKEQNMKSKECQIDIESELDDPTMAQSNEKMIMDYASLVERTRNVFINGKTRSLKWRQTQLKQTLLMIQECKQEIISALASDLRKSKFESVIMEINIVEGEIKHLLMCLKEWSADEKPPKDMVNIMDRVEIKKDPYGVVLIIGPWNYPFQLIVAPLAGALAAGNCILVKPSEVSSATARLIANIIPKYLDQECVHVILGGISETTELLKQRFDYIFYTGSSSVGKIIHQAANKFLTPITLELGGKSPVYIDNTVDIDITVKRVLWGKCVNAGQTCIAPDYILCTEEIQNKFVTKAREILKDWYGNNPKESPDLSRIINEHHYQRLIKYLNNGRIVIGGDCDPNEKYISPTILVDIKSTDPVMQDEIFGPILPIINVNNAYEAIKFINNRESPLVIYIFSKDRGVQDLIINQTRSGSVGVNDTIMQYCVDSIPFGGVGNSGMGCYHGKYTYDTFVHKKGCLIKYFNKLEETLASGRYPPYSDKNLSFLQILMAKRPDIPGIKYFPHLLAFGLGILATYSVLIILKVQEEN, encoded by the exons atg aCGGAAGTGAAAATCGAAGTGGGAGATTTAGAGGAAGGGCAAATCTCTCCGAAAGAGCAAAACATGAAGTCAAAAGAATGTCAAATCGATATAGAATCGGAATTAGATGATCCCACAATGG cacagtctaatgaaaaaatgataatggaTTATGCAAGT CTTGTTGAACGTACacgaaatgtatttattaatggtAAGACAAGATCATTAAAATGGAGACAAACACAGTTAAAACAAACACTACTTATGATACAAGAATGTAAACAAGAAATTATATCTGCTCTTGCTTCTGATTTACGCaag tccaAATTTGAATCTGttattatggaaataaatattgttgaagGAGAAATCAAACATTTGCTCATGTGTCTTAAGGAATGGTCAGCTgatgaaaaa CCTCCAAAAGATATGGTTAACATAATGGACAGAgttgaaattaagaaagacCCATATGGTGTGGTTCTTATTATAGGACCATGGAATTATCCTTTCCAATTAATTGTGGCTCCTTTAGCAGGTGCATTAGCTGCTGGAAATTGTATTCTTGTTAAACCATCAGAAGTATCCTCTGCTACAGCGAGacttattgcaaatattattccaaaatatttagatCAA gaaTGTGTTCATGTAATATTAGGAGGTATTTCTGAAACAACAGAATTACTTAAGCAAAGATtcgattatatcttttatacggGTTCATCTAGTGTCGGAAAAATCATTCATCAAGcagcaaataaatttttaacgccAATAACATTAGAACTTGGTGGTAAaag CCctgtatatatagataatacagTAGATATAGACATAACTGTGAAAAGAGTACTTTGGGGCAAATGTGTTAATGCTGGACAAACATGTATTGCACCTGATTATATACTTTGTActgaagaaattcaaaataaatttgtaacaaaAGCAAGAGAAATTCTAAAAGATTGGTATGGTAATAATCCAAAGGAAAGTCCAGATTTATCACGTATAATTAATGAACATCATTATca gcgtctcatcaaatatttaaataatggtaGAATAGTGATAGGTGGTGACTGTGAtcctaatgaaaaatatatttctccaaCTATTCTTGTTGATATCAAATCTACAGATCCTGTGATGCAAGATGAAATATTTGGTCCAATATTACCAATCATAAATGTGAATAATGCTTATGaagcaattaaatttataaataatcg TGAATCCCCactcgtaatatatatattttccaaggaCAGGGGAGTTcaggatttaataataaatcaaactcGTAGTGGAAGCGTAGGAGTAAATGATACAATAATGCAATATTGTG ttgaCAGTATACCATTTGGTGGTGTTGGCAATTCTGGTATGGGATGTTATCATGGAAAATATACTTATGATACCTTTGTACACAAAAAAGGttgtcttattaaatatttcaataaactaGAAGAAACATTAGCatc AGGCCGTTATCCGCCATATTCTGATAAAAACTTATCTTTCTTACAAATTCTAATGGCAAAACGGCCTGATATACctggaattaaatattttccacatcTTTTAGCATTTGGTTTGGGAATTCTTGCCACATACagtgttttaattatattaaag gttcaagaagaaaattaa
- the LOC411822 gene encoding aldehyde dehydrogenase family 3 member B1 isoform X6: protein MKSKECQIDIESELDDPTMAQSNEKMIMDYASLVERTRNVFINGKTRSLKWRQTQLKQTLLMIQECKQEIISALASDLRKSKFESVIMEINIVEGEIKHLLMCLKEWSADEKPPKDMVNIMDRVEIKKDPYGVVLIIGPWNYPFQLIVAPLAGALAAGNCILVKPSEVSSATARLIANIIPKYLDQECVHVILGGISETTELLKQRFDYIFYTGSSSVGKIIHQAANKFLTPITLELGGKSPVYIDNTVDIDITVKRVLWGKCVNAGQTCIAPDYILCTEEIQNKFVTKAREILKDWYGNNPKESPDLSRIINEHHYQRLIKYLNNGRIVIGGDCDPNEKYISPTILVDIKSTDPVMQDEIFGPILPIINVNNAYEAIKFINNRESPLVIYIFSKDRGVQDLIINQTRSGSVGVNDTIMQYCVDSIPFGGVGNSGMGCYHGKYTYDTFVHKKGCLIKYFNKLEETLASGRYPPYSDKNLSFLQILMAKRPDIPGIKYFPHLLAFGLGILATYSVLIILKVYKFRRINAFINL, encoded by the exons ATGAAGTCAAAAGAATGTCAAATCGATATAGAATCGGAATTAGATGATCCCACAATGG cacagtctaatgaaaaaatgataatggaTTATGCAAGT CTTGTTGAACGTACacgaaatgtatttattaatggtAAGACAAGATCATTAAAATGGAGACAAACACAGTTAAAACAAACACTACTTATGATACAAGAATGTAAACAAGAAATTATATCTGCTCTTGCTTCTGATTTACGCaag tccaAATTTGAATCTGttattatggaaataaatattgttgaagGAGAAATCAAACATTTGCTCATGTGTCTTAAGGAATGGTCAGCTgatgaaaaa CCTCCAAAAGATATGGTTAACATAATGGACAGAgttgaaattaagaaagacCCATATGGTGTGGTTCTTATTATAGGACCATGGAATTATCCTTTCCAATTAATTGTGGCTCCTTTAGCAGGTGCATTAGCTGCTGGAAATTGTATTCTTGTTAAACCATCAGAAGTATCCTCTGCTACAGCGAGacttattgcaaatattattccaaaatatttagatCAA gaaTGTGTTCATGTAATATTAGGAGGTATTTCTGAAACAACAGAATTACTTAAGCAAAGATtcgattatatcttttatacggGTTCATCTAGTGTCGGAAAAATCATTCATCAAGcagcaaataaatttttaacgccAATAACATTAGAACTTGGTGGTAAaag CCctgtatatatagataatacagTAGATATAGACATAACTGTGAAAAGAGTACTTTGGGGCAAATGTGTTAATGCTGGACAAACATGTATTGCACCTGATTATATACTTTGTActgaagaaattcaaaataaatttgtaacaaaAGCAAGAGAAATTCTAAAAGATTGGTATGGTAATAATCCAAAGGAAAGTCCAGATTTATCACGTATAATTAATGAACATCATTATca gcgtctcatcaaatatttaaataatggtaGAATAGTGATAGGTGGTGACTGTGAtcctaatgaaaaatatatttctccaaCTATTCTTGTTGATATCAAATCTACAGATCCTGTGATGCAAGATGAAATATTTGGTCCAATATTACCAATCATAAATGTGAATAATGCTTATGaagcaattaaatttataaataatcg TGAATCCCCactcgtaatatatatattttccaaggaCAGGGGAGTTcaggatttaataataaatcaaactcGTAGTGGAAGCGTAGGAGTAAATGATACAATAATGCAATATTGTG ttgaCAGTATACCATTTGGTGGTGTTGGCAATTCTGGTATGGGATGTTATCATGGAAAATATACTTATGATACCTTTGTACACAAAAAAGGttgtcttattaaatatttcaataaactaGAAGAAACATTAGCatc AGGCCGTTATCCGCCATATTCTGATAAAAACTTATCTTTCTTACAAATTCTAATGGCAAAACGGCCTGATATACctggaattaaatattttccacatcTTTTAGCATTTGGTTTGGGAATTCTTGCCACATACagtgttttaattatattaaaggtatataaatttaggcgaattaatgcatttattaatttgtaa
- the LOC411822 gene encoding aldehyde dehydrogenase family 3 member B1 isoform X3 has product MTEVKIEVGDLEEGQISPKEQNMKSKECQIDIESELDDPTMAQSNEKMIMDYASLVERTRNVFINGKTRSLKWRQTQLKQTLLMIQECKQEIISALASDLRKSKFESVIMEINIVEGEIKHLLMCLKEWSADEKPPKDMVNIMDRVEIKKDPYGVVLIIGPWNYPFQLIVAPLAGALAAGNCILVKPSEVSSATARLIANIIPKYLDQECVHVILGGISETTELLKQRFDYIFYTGSSSVGKIIHQAANKFLTPITLELGGKSPVYIDNTVDIDITVKRVLWGKCVNAGQTCIAPDYILCTEEIQNKFVTKAREILKDWYGNNPKESPDLSRIINEHHYQRLIKYLNNGRIVIGGDCDPNEKYISPTILVDIKSTDPVMQDEIFGPILPIINVNNAYEAIKFINNRESPLVIYIFSKDRGVQDLIINQTRSGSVGVNDTIMQYCVDSIPFGGVGNSGMGCYHGKYTYDTFVHKKGCLIKYFNKLEETLASGRYPPYSDKNLSFLQILMAKRPDIPGIKYFPHLLAFGLGILATYSVLIILKVTDISPP; this is encoded by the exons atg aCGGAAGTGAAAATCGAAGTGGGAGATTTAGAGGAAGGGCAAATCTCTCCGAAAGAGCAAAACATGAAGTCAAAAGAATGTCAAATCGATATAGAATCGGAATTAGATGATCCCACAATGG cacagtctaatgaaaaaatgataatggaTTATGCAAGT CTTGTTGAACGTACacgaaatgtatttattaatggtAAGACAAGATCATTAAAATGGAGACAAACACAGTTAAAACAAACACTACTTATGATACAAGAATGTAAACAAGAAATTATATCTGCTCTTGCTTCTGATTTACGCaag tccaAATTTGAATCTGttattatggaaataaatattgttgaagGAGAAATCAAACATTTGCTCATGTGTCTTAAGGAATGGTCAGCTgatgaaaaa CCTCCAAAAGATATGGTTAACATAATGGACAGAgttgaaattaagaaagacCCATATGGTGTGGTTCTTATTATAGGACCATGGAATTATCCTTTCCAATTAATTGTGGCTCCTTTAGCAGGTGCATTAGCTGCTGGAAATTGTATTCTTGTTAAACCATCAGAAGTATCCTCTGCTACAGCGAGacttattgcaaatattattccaaaatatttagatCAA gaaTGTGTTCATGTAATATTAGGAGGTATTTCTGAAACAACAGAATTACTTAAGCAAAGATtcgattatatcttttatacggGTTCATCTAGTGTCGGAAAAATCATTCATCAAGcagcaaataaatttttaacgccAATAACATTAGAACTTGGTGGTAAaag CCctgtatatatagataatacagTAGATATAGACATAACTGTGAAAAGAGTACTTTGGGGCAAATGTGTTAATGCTGGACAAACATGTATTGCACCTGATTATATACTTTGTActgaagaaattcaaaataaatttgtaacaaaAGCAAGAGAAATTCTAAAAGATTGGTATGGTAATAATCCAAAGGAAAGTCCAGATTTATCACGTATAATTAATGAACATCATTATca gcgtctcatcaaatatttaaataatggtaGAATAGTGATAGGTGGTGACTGTGAtcctaatgaaaaatatatttctccaaCTATTCTTGTTGATATCAAATCTACAGATCCTGTGATGCAAGATGAAATATTTGGTCCAATATTACCAATCATAAATGTGAATAATGCTTATGaagcaattaaatttataaataatcg TGAATCCCCactcgtaatatatatattttccaaggaCAGGGGAGTTcaggatttaataataaatcaaactcGTAGTGGAAGCGTAGGAGTAAATGATACAATAATGCAATATTGTG ttgaCAGTATACCATTTGGTGGTGTTGGCAATTCTGGTATGGGATGTTATCATGGAAAATATACTTATGATACCTTTGTACACAAAAAAGGttgtcttattaaatatttcaataaactaGAAGAAACATTAGCatc AGGCCGTTATCCGCCATATTCTGATAAAAACTTATCTTTCTTACAAATTCTAATGGCAAAACGGCCTGATATACctggaattaaatattttccacatcTTTTAGCATTTGGTTTGGGAATTCTTGCCACATACagtgttttaattatattaaag GTAACCGACATCTCTCCCCCTTGA
- the LOC411822 gene encoding aldehyde dehydrogenase family 3 member B1 isoform X1 translates to MTEVKIEVGDLEEGQISPKEQNMKSKECQIDIESELDDPTMAQSNEKMIMDYASLVERTRNVFINGKTRSLKWRQTQLKQTLLMIQECKQEIISALASDLRKSKFESVIMEINIVEGEIKHLLMCLKEWSADEKPPKDMVNIMDRVEIKKDPYGVVLIIGPWNYPFQLIVAPLAGALAAGNCILVKPSEVSSATARLIANIIPKYLDQECVHVILGGISETTELLKQRFDYIFYTGSSSVGKIIHQAANKFLTPITLELGGKSPVYIDNTVDIDITVKRVLWGKCVNAGQTCIAPDYILCTEEIQNKFVTKAREILKDWYGNNPKESPDLSRIINEHHYQRLIKYLNNGRIVIGGDCDPNEKYISPTILVDIKSTDPVMQDEIFGPILPIINVNNAYEAIKFINNRESPLVIYIFSKDRGVQDLIINQTRSGSVGVNDTIMQYCVDSIPFGGVGNSGMGCYHGKYTYDTFVHKKGCLIKYFNKLEETLASGRYPPYSDKNLSFLQILMAKRPDIPGIKYFPHLLAFGLGILATYSVLIILKVYKFRRINAFINL, encoded by the exons atg aCGGAAGTGAAAATCGAAGTGGGAGATTTAGAGGAAGGGCAAATCTCTCCGAAAGAGCAAAACATGAAGTCAAAAGAATGTCAAATCGATATAGAATCGGAATTAGATGATCCCACAATGG cacagtctaatgaaaaaatgataatggaTTATGCAAGT CTTGTTGAACGTACacgaaatgtatttattaatggtAAGACAAGATCATTAAAATGGAGACAAACACAGTTAAAACAAACACTACTTATGATACAAGAATGTAAACAAGAAATTATATCTGCTCTTGCTTCTGATTTACGCaag tccaAATTTGAATCTGttattatggaaataaatattgttgaagGAGAAATCAAACATTTGCTCATGTGTCTTAAGGAATGGTCAGCTgatgaaaaa CCTCCAAAAGATATGGTTAACATAATGGACAGAgttgaaattaagaaagacCCATATGGTGTGGTTCTTATTATAGGACCATGGAATTATCCTTTCCAATTAATTGTGGCTCCTTTAGCAGGTGCATTAGCTGCTGGAAATTGTATTCTTGTTAAACCATCAGAAGTATCCTCTGCTACAGCGAGacttattgcaaatattattccaaaatatttagatCAA gaaTGTGTTCATGTAATATTAGGAGGTATTTCTGAAACAACAGAATTACTTAAGCAAAGATtcgattatatcttttatacggGTTCATCTAGTGTCGGAAAAATCATTCATCAAGcagcaaataaatttttaacgccAATAACATTAGAACTTGGTGGTAAaag CCctgtatatatagataatacagTAGATATAGACATAACTGTGAAAAGAGTACTTTGGGGCAAATGTGTTAATGCTGGACAAACATGTATTGCACCTGATTATATACTTTGTActgaagaaattcaaaataaatttgtaacaaaAGCAAGAGAAATTCTAAAAGATTGGTATGGTAATAATCCAAAGGAAAGTCCAGATTTATCACGTATAATTAATGAACATCATTATca gcgtctcatcaaatatttaaataatggtaGAATAGTGATAGGTGGTGACTGTGAtcctaatgaaaaatatatttctccaaCTATTCTTGTTGATATCAAATCTACAGATCCTGTGATGCAAGATGAAATATTTGGTCCAATATTACCAATCATAAATGTGAATAATGCTTATGaagcaattaaatttataaataatcg TGAATCCCCactcgtaatatatatattttccaaggaCAGGGGAGTTcaggatttaataataaatcaaactcGTAGTGGAAGCGTAGGAGTAAATGATACAATAATGCAATATTGTG ttgaCAGTATACCATTTGGTGGTGTTGGCAATTCTGGTATGGGATGTTATCATGGAAAATATACTTATGATACCTTTGTACACAAAAAAGGttgtcttattaaatatttcaataaactaGAAGAAACATTAGCatc AGGCCGTTATCCGCCATATTCTGATAAAAACTTATCTTTCTTACAAATTCTAATGGCAAAACGGCCTGATATACctggaattaaatattttccacatcTTTTAGCATTTGGTTTGGGAATTCTTGCCACATACagtgttttaattatattaaaggtatataaatttaggcgaattaatgcatttattaatttgtaa
- the LOC411822 gene encoding aldehyde dehydrogenase family 3 member B1 isoform X2: MTEVKIEVGDLEEGQISPKEQNMKSKECQIDIESELDDPTMAQSNEKMIMDYASLVERTRNVFINGKTRSLKWRQTQLKQTLLMIQECKQEIISALASDLRKSKFESVIMEINIVEGEIKHLLMCLKEWSADEKPPKDMVNIMDRVEIKKDPYGVVLIIGPWNYPFQLIVAPLAGALAAGNCILVKPSEVSSATARLIANIIPKYLDQECVHVILGGISETTELLKQRFDYIFYTGSSSVGKIIHQAANKFLTPITLELGGKSPVYIDNTVDIDITVKRVLWGKCVNAGQTCIAPDYILCTEEIQNKFVTKAREILKDWYGNNPKESPDLSRIINEHHYQRLIKYLNNGRIVIGGDCDPNEKYISPTILVDIKSTDPVMQDEIFGPILPIINVNNAYEAIKFINNREKPLALYIFSTDENTISIFLNNTSSGNACVNDVMMHATVDSIPFGGVGNSGMGCYHGKYTYDTFVHKKGCLIKYFNKLEETLASGRYPPYSDKNLSFLQILMAKRPDIPGIKYFPHLLAFGLGILATYSVLIILKVYKFRRINAFINL, translated from the exons atg aCGGAAGTGAAAATCGAAGTGGGAGATTTAGAGGAAGGGCAAATCTCTCCGAAAGAGCAAAACATGAAGTCAAAAGAATGTCAAATCGATATAGAATCGGAATTAGATGATCCCACAATGG cacagtctaatgaaaaaatgataatggaTTATGCAAGT CTTGTTGAACGTACacgaaatgtatttattaatggtAAGACAAGATCATTAAAATGGAGACAAACACAGTTAAAACAAACACTACTTATGATACAAGAATGTAAACAAGAAATTATATCTGCTCTTGCTTCTGATTTACGCaag tccaAATTTGAATCTGttattatggaaataaatattgttgaagGAGAAATCAAACATTTGCTCATGTGTCTTAAGGAATGGTCAGCTgatgaaaaa CCTCCAAAAGATATGGTTAACATAATGGACAGAgttgaaattaagaaagacCCATATGGTGTGGTTCTTATTATAGGACCATGGAATTATCCTTTCCAATTAATTGTGGCTCCTTTAGCAGGTGCATTAGCTGCTGGAAATTGTATTCTTGTTAAACCATCAGAAGTATCCTCTGCTACAGCGAGacttattgcaaatattattccaaaatatttagatCAA gaaTGTGTTCATGTAATATTAGGAGGTATTTCTGAAACAACAGAATTACTTAAGCAAAGATtcgattatatcttttatacggGTTCATCTAGTGTCGGAAAAATCATTCATCAAGcagcaaataaatttttaacgccAATAACATTAGAACTTGGTGGTAAaag CCctgtatatatagataatacagTAGATATAGACATAACTGTGAAAAGAGTACTTTGGGGCAAATGTGTTAATGCTGGACAAACATGTATTGCACCTGATTATATACTTTGTActgaagaaattcaaaataaatttgtaacaaaAGCAAGAGAAATTCTAAAAGATTGGTATGGTAATAATCCAAAGGAAAGTCCAGATTTATCACGTATAATTAATGAACATCATTATca gcgtctcatcaaatatttaaataatggtaGAATAGTGATAGGTGGTGACTGTGAtcctaatgaaaaatatatttctccaaCTATTCTTGTTGATATCAAATCTACAGATCCTGTGATGCAAGATGAAATATTTGGTCCAATATTACCAATCATAAATGTGAATAATGCTTATGaagcaattaaatttataaataatcg GGAGAAGCCATTagcattatacatatttagcACTGATGAAAATactatatcaatatttctcaACAATACAAGTAGTGGTAATGCTTGTGTTAATGATGTAATGATGCATGCAACAG ttgaCAGTATACCATTTGGTGGTGTTGGCAATTCTGGTATGGGATGTTATCATGGAAAATATACTTATGATACCTTTGTACACAAAAAAGGttgtcttattaaatatttcaataaactaGAAGAAACATTAGCatc AGGCCGTTATCCGCCATATTCTGATAAAAACTTATCTTTCTTACAAATTCTAATGGCAAAACGGCCTGATATACctggaattaaatattttccacatcTTTTAGCATTTGGTTTGGGAATTCTTGCCACATACagtgttttaattatattaaaggtatataaatttaggcgaattaatgcatttattaatttgtaa
- the LOC411822 gene encoding aldehyde dehydrogenase family 3 member B1 isoform X4 gives MTEVKIEVGDLEEGQISPKEQNMKSKECQIDIESELDDPTMAQSNEKMIMDYASLVERTRNVFINGKTRSLKWRQTQLKQTLLMIQECKQEIISALASDLRKSKFESVIMEINIVEGEIKHLLMCLKEWSADEKPPKDMVNIMDRVEIKKDPYGVVLIIGPWNYPFQLIVAPLAGALAAGNCILVKPSEVSSATARLIANIIPKYLDQECVHVILGGISETTELLKQRFDYIFYTGSSSVGKIIHQAANKFLTPITLELGGKSPVYIDNTVDIDITVKRVLWGKCVNAGQTCIAPDYILCTEEIQNKFVTKAREILKDWYGNNPKESPDLSRIINEHHYQRLIKYLNNGRIVIGGDCDPNEKYISPTILVDIKSTDPVMQDEIFGPILPIINVNNAYEAIKFINNREKPLALYIFSTDENTISIFLNNTSSGNACVNDVMMHATVDSIPFGGVGNSGMGCYHGKYTYDTFVHKKGCLIKYFNKLEETLASGRYPPYSDKNLSFLQILMAKRPDIPGIKYFPHLLAFGLGILATYSVLIILKVTDISPP, from the exons atg aCGGAAGTGAAAATCGAAGTGGGAGATTTAGAGGAAGGGCAAATCTCTCCGAAAGAGCAAAACATGAAGTCAAAAGAATGTCAAATCGATATAGAATCGGAATTAGATGATCCCACAATGG cacagtctaatgaaaaaatgataatggaTTATGCAAGT CTTGTTGAACGTACacgaaatgtatttattaatggtAAGACAAGATCATTAAAATGGAGACAAACACAGTTAAAACAAACACTACTTATGATACAAGAATGTAAACAAGAAATTATATCTGCTCTTGCTTCTGATTTACGCaag tccaAATTTGAATCTGttattatggaaataaatattgttgaagGAGAAATCAAACATTTGCTCATGTGTCTTAAGGAATGGTCAGCTgatgaaaaa CCTCCAAAAGATATGGTTAACATAATGGACAGAgttgaaattaagaaagacCCATATGGTGTGGTTCTTATTATAGGACCATGGAATTATCCTTTCCAATTAATTGTGGCTCCTTTAGCAGGTGCATTAGCTGCTGGAAATTGTATTCTTGTTAAACCATCAGAAGTATCCTCTGCTACAGCGAGacttattgcaaatattattccaaaatatttagatCAA gaaTGTGTTCATGTAATATTAGGAGGTATTTCTGAAACAACAGAATTACTTAAGCAAAGATtcgattatatcttttatacggGTTCATCTAGTGTCGGAAAAATCATTCATCAAGcagcaaataaatttttaacgccAATAACATTAGAACTTGGTGGTAAaag CCctgtatatatagataatacagTAGATATAGACATAACTGTGAAAAGAGTACTTTGGGGCAAATGTGTTAATGCTGGACAAACATGTATTGCACCTGATTATATACTTTGTActgaagaaattcaaaataaatttgtaacaaaAGCAAGAGAAATTCTAAAAGATTGGTATGGTAATAATCCAAAGGAAAGTCCAGATTTATCACGTATAATTAATGAACATCATTATca gcgtctcatcaaatatttaaataatggtaGAATAGTGATAGGTGGTGACTGTGAtcctaatgaaaaatatatttctccaaCTATTCTTGTTGATATCAAATCTACAGATCCTGTGATGCAAGATGAAATATTTGGTCCAATATTACCAATCATAAATGTGAATAATGCTTATGaagcaattaaatttataaataatcg GGAGAAGCCATTagcattatacatatttagcACTGATGAAAATactatatcaatatttctcaACAATACAAGTAGTGGTAATGCTTGTGTTAATGATGTAATGATGCATGCAACAG ttgaCAGTATACCATTTGGTGGTGTTGGCAATTCTGGTATGGGATGTTATCATGGAAAATATACTTATGATACCTTTGTACACAAAAAAGGttgtcttattaaatatttcaataaactaGAAGAAACATTAGCatc AGGCCGTTATCCGCCATATTCTGATAAAAACTTATCTTTCTTACAAATTCTAATGGCAAAACGGCCTGATATACctggaattaaatattttccacatcTTTTAGCATTTGGTTTGGGAATTCTTGCCACATACagtgttttaattatattaaag GTAACCGACATCTCTCCCCCTTGA